TGGCACCTATGAGTTGTACCCGTATCGGAGTTTGCCGCCGCTGCCGACATCGCTGCTTACCCAGGAAGCGCGGTTTCTGGTCGCCGAAAGTCCGCGACCGCAAACCTGGCAGCCGCCGAAACCGCCCAACTTCGAGCTGGAATCGGATTGGGATCGCCTGCTGCGGCACCCCGGTTTGTCGGCGCTGCGATCCTGTACCGATTGTTATTTCACGCACGATGCCGAATGGCAGGCCGATCCGAATTCGGATACCGCTCAGTCGCTGCGATTCTACAGCGATAGTCAGGGTTCGCCGGATTGGTTTCTGCGGGCGGAACCGTGGGGGGATGTCACCATCGTCTGCGGATTTGTCACGTCGGATTACCAGGACACTCCCGATGATGAAGACCCGCCCATGGACGAACGTGACGATTGGGACAACGCCTCCGGAACGGGTTTGGAATTGTGGTACGTCGCACCAACGCTCGAAGCATTTTTAGCGCGATGGTGGTTGGAAAATGAAATCTGGTATCACGTCAATCGCTGGCCGAGCGCGGACGAAGTCATCCCGTTGACCACGGAACAATCGCAGTATCTGGCGCATTATCCGCCCCCGCCTCAATCATCGTAACCCATTCAATCAGCGAGAGTTACGTTGTGGCGGCTAAGCGAGTGGCCAAGCCGGCGATGATTCGGCCGAT
This DNA window, taken from Tuwongella immobilis, encodes the following:
- a CDS encoding TIGR02996 domain-containing protein → MTSDDDFLRAIQQNPTDPAPRLIFADWLDERADPRAGYLRTGLQLAQARPGQVADARRAFSQARAKCPATWIAELEQPATLLANPTPYESGWWGVDQGDARPARGTYELYPYRSLPPLPTSLLTQEARFLVAESPRPQTWQPPKPPNFELESDWDRLLRHPGLSALRSCTDCYFTHDAEWQADPNSDTAQSLRFYSDSQGSPDWFLRAEPWGDVTIVCGFVTSDYQDTPDDEDPPMDERDDWDNASGTGLELWYVAPTLEAFLARWWLENEIWYHVNRWPSADEVIPLTTEQSQYLAHYPPPPQSS